A portion of the Stigmatella aurantiaca DW4/3-1 genome contains these proteins:
- a CDS encoding class I SAM-dependent methyltransferase, with protein sequence MSASLGRALALFSALPATERFHVRARAFSAPLEAVARRVPPGATVADVGCGHGLLSALLALEEPAREVFGVDPDARKVRWAATGPGRLPNVHIEVGTVERLAAEREGQFDAAVVCDVLYLLPEARWLEFLSTARRLLRPGGSLLLKEAEGDGSWKHYKCLAQEWVMVTLLRRTKAGGALALKPRETLQALLRQAGFEVDETVELDAGYSTPHILYRARVPGEPSSPR encoded by the coding sequence GTGAGCGCGTCTCTGGGAAGGGCTCTCGCGTTGTTCTCGGCGTTGCCTGCCACGGAGCGCTTCCACGTTCGAGCCCGCGCCTTCTCCGCCCCGCTGGAGGCCGTCGCCCGCCGGGTCCCCCCCGGTGCCACCGTCGCGGACGTGGGATGCGGCCATGGGTTGCTCTCGGCACTGCTGGCCTTGGAGGAGCCGGCTCGCGAGGTGTTTGGCGTGGACCCGGATGCCCGCAAGGTGAGGTGGGCTGCGACAGGACCGGGACGGCTGCCCAATGTCCACATCGAGGTGGGCACCGTGGAGCGCCTCGCCGCGGAGCGCGAGGGCCAGTTCGATGCCGCGGTGGTGTGCGATGTCCTCTATCTGTTGCCAGAGGCGCGCTGGCTGGAGTTCCTCTCCACGGCGCGGCGCCTGCTGCGTCCGGGGGGGTCACTTCTTCTGAAAGAGGCCGAAGGGGACGGCTCCTGGAAGCACTACAAATGCCTTGCGCAGGAGTGGGTGATGGTGACGCTTCTGCGGAGGACCAAGGCGGGGGGCGCCCTGGCCCTCAAGCCCAGAGAGACCTTGCAGGCGCTGCTTCGGCAGGCAGGGTTCGAGGTGGACGAGACGGTGGAGCTGGACGCGGGCTACAGCACTCCGCACATCCTCTATCGGGCGCGCGTACCCGGTGAGCCCAGCTCCCCCCGGTGA